One window of the Synechococcus sp. CC9311 genome contains the following:
- a CDS encoding acylphosphatase: MARRSRNRGDTDRDEFIKTTRQRQQPLKERWRFLIEGSVQGVGFRNSCRRRALDLGLCGWVRNLKDGVVEIQAEGDELALNELRLWCERGPSAATVKRVLLSKIPVTGNDWFDVRT, from the coding sequence ATGGCGCGCCGCTCTCGAAACCGTGGCGACACAGATCGAGACGAATTCATAAAAACCACGCGTCAGCGACAGCAGCCCTTGAAGGAGCGCTGGCGCTTCCTGATCGAAGGCAGCGTGCAAGGAGTGGGATTCAGAAACAGTTGCCGGCGACGAGCTCTCGACCTAGGCCTTTGTGGTTGGGTTCGAAACCTCAAGGACGGTGTAGTAGAAATTCAGGCGGAAGGAGACGAGTTGGCCTTGAACGAGCTTCGTCTGTGGTGTGAGCGAGGACCAAGCGCTGCAACCGTTAAACGAGTCCTGCTGTCCAAAATCCCCGTGACTGGCAATGACTGGTTTGACGTTCGGACATAA